A region from the Nostoc sp. HK-01 genome encodes:
- the petM gene encoding cytochrome b6/f complex subunit PetM — translation MGGEIFNAAFLAFGLIFVGWALGALLLKIQGAEE, via the coding sequence ATGGGTGGCGAAATTTTTAACGCAGCTTTTTTGGCTTTTGGTTTAATCTTCGTCGGTTGGGCTTTAGGCGCTTTATTGCTAAAAATTCAGGGTG